A single Triticum dicoccoides isolate Atlit2015 ecotype Zavitan chromosome 2A, WEW_v2.0, whole genome shotgun sequence DNA region contains:
- the LOC119353483 gene encoding zinc finger A20 and AN1 domain-containing stress-associated protein 7-like produces MAHGQESSTQAAAGGAAPLCANGCGFYGSEASKNMCSKCYRDHLKAGDVAAPAVEGKLTFDDLILAFKKSMSLQDSTAAPAAEAAAKKSAPNRCMACKKKVGLLGFACRCGGTFCSLHRYVDGHACSFDYKKVGREQIAQQNPLVAPSKLHNKI; encoded by the coding sequence ATGGCGCACGGGCAGGAGTCTTCGACGCAGGCCGCCGCCGGTGGCGCCGCGCCACTGTGcgcgaacggctgcgggttctacgGGAGCGAGGCGAGCAAGAACATGTGCTCAAAGTGCTACCGCGACCACCTCAAGGCCGGAGATGTGGCTGCCCCTGCCGTTGAGGGGAAGCTCACGTTCGACGACCTCATCCTCGCTTTCAAGAAGTCGATGAGCCTGCAGGACTCTACCGCGGcaccggcggcggaggcggcagcgAAGAAGTCGGCGCCAAACAGGTGCATGGCGTGCAAGAAGAAGGTCGGGCTGCTGGGATTCGCGTGCCGCTGCGGTGGCACCTTCTGCTCGCTGCACCGCTACGTGGACGGGCACGCATGCAGTTTCGACTACAAGAAGGTCGGCCGGGAGCAGATCGCGCAGCAGAACCCTCTCGTCGCGCCGTCCAAGCTCCACAACAAGATTTGA